A segment of the Carya illinoinensis cultivar Pawnee chromosome 1, C.illinoinensisPawnee_v1, whole genome shotgun sequence genome:
CTCACCTAGCATACTGACCACGTGCATAATCTAATATTAAGCAATTCACATTTCACACTACCTGATGATTTTGAATAGTTTCGAGCTTTGCACGGTTTTATAAGGCCTCAACTTCTATCCCATTTGTTCCCCAGTTGCAGGTTCGTCTTTGCCACCATCAATATTCCCAGTTTCTTCTTTACCTTCATCAATCCCCTCTTCAGGTTTCAGTTCAATCGGGGGTGGTGGCAACACCTTTTCAACCAACTCTACTAGCTCCTCAACTGCATCTCCAAAACGTTTCTCACATTCCTCAACAATCTGtcaaacataaaagaaataaatgaataGTTTTTAAAAAGTATGCATTACATTTGGAAAATTTACTTGTATTTTCAAACATCAAAGAACCACGTGACCAATAATCTCTGGTCATTATACATTCAAACAATAAAGCACAATTCATTCGCCGAGGATAAGTTGATTAATATCTTTTAATGTCTTTGTGAGTACAATCTTCTGACAATCGTTTTTTTCCCCAATAAGTAATCTCCTGACATTCTAATCAAAATCCAATTCCCTACAGCCTCAGGTTGCACAACCACTACTCACGGTAAATCTGTCTTTAAGTGATCCCCAGTACACAATCATGTGTCAGTCCAACAAGGCCTGACTGACAGTCAAAAAGCTTAAACCAGTCGTGGGGAGTCTGGGGACAGTACCCGAATGAACATTATCCAAAAGACAATTCCTTCCCGTCATATTGAGCAGCCTGAAAAGGAGGTGGAGTGTTTTTTGGAGTACATATACATGCTTCGAGTTCGTCATCTGAGATGTTCTGCTTAGCCACATGTTCTCATGGTGAGAGTGAGCACGTCAATCTGACGTGAGGTTAGCCATAGATGGATGCAAGcggtttttttattaaactttcagaggataattgaagaaaaaaatgttcaaCATTAAAAAGGatagaaaatttaaaactatcggttagaaaatatattatatatgctgGCTTCTGAGCAATATGAGACTTCGTGCCCCCCACAAACACCGATTGTGGGGCAAACCATCAAAATTCTGctggaaaattttgaaaaagaaacctATCACGGAATCAGTTTACACTAACAGTCAACCTCCTTGGCcaagaaagataaataaaactGATTTAATTTCTTAACAAGATTAGAAGATATCAAACACAAGAGTCTAAACTTGGAGTAAAGGTAAGGTTTAACTTAAACTGTGAAGAACATGATAGAGATAAACTATTGGATCGGAGGTGGGTCTTGGGGTCTGAATGTCATAAGGTTTGACCTCTAGAAATTAGCAAACCATTTTGGGTGTTCGTTACTGTTCAATGTCATGGATTTATGAACTACAGAGCAGACCAATTGCCATCTCacagtttttaaagaaaaaagagccagtttttttcgatttttttttttttgtttttttttttttgttacattGCTCGTCATTATATTGTGGCTGGGTTATCAAGTTGCTTGATTTCTTTAGTCCTATATCCAATTGTATACAAGCCTAGGAAACTTCACCAAGCTTATATATAAGGCTCCTCTTATGACATAAACTTGGAAGCCTAGGAATGGGGGAATTTCACACTCTTAGGGCCATCGGACAGGGAGAATTTCCCTTGAATTATACGAGGTGTACTTGCATAAAATGTTTTGCCAAGGGTCATGCAACCTAGGGATTGGTCAGTACTTTATCCCAAACACCCTGTGCCAATTAAAAAAACAGCCTATGAATCTACCAGAAAACACCTAGGAGCAAGAAGTATCTCTCTAAATTCTCTCCTCCTAATTATAGTTCTCATCATATGCCCAATATCCTTCTGCTTACAGTTAATTAACATGTACCTATTTGCAGTAAATTCATTAGCAAGCCTTTTAAGTCAAGACTCTGCAAAGCCCTTATCCTCGTAACAAAATCCCTTACTGCTCAAAACATAAAGCATATGCTCCAGACATAACGAGATATTCGGGCTTCTAACAATATAAATAACAGAAAAGACCAAAGAAACTATGCTGACAGAAAACTTTCTACCATTTACCGTATAGATTTCAACTGCAGAAGACGGCCTAATGTTGATAATATTTAGCAACTCGGCCTTTGCAAGGTCATACTTTTTACACCTTTCCAAGAACTCATTGATATTCTCTCTGGTTTGCTTGCAAGCAGCACTCTGAACCAAATAGTCATATACCTGTATATAGGACCAAGAAGAACAATCATCCCCACAAAAATTTCACACCACTAATTCCAATAAGGAGAAAAAATGCAGAAGTTTGGATGGCCATTGAGAAGAGTATAATCAAACCTTGTACTCGGAAGGTGCTACTTTAGCAAGAACCCGAGTAGAATCATTTGCAGCCCCTTTAGACCTTAGAAAGTCGAGTACTTCAAAATTGGTGAGAGCGCCGGCATTGGCCTCCAAACTGCAAAACATTTCATAGACCTTATACACATAAAaagccaaaataaaagaaaaattgcaaaaacaaacaaataaacaaagagaaggcATTAAAGGTTTATAATCTACAGACCAAGACGGCTGaaactaggggtgtaaccagtccggtttggtccctttttgtacattttttagAACCTAACTGGTATACAccgattttgaaaatttaagaaccgATACTAGATCGATTCACTACTGAAACCGGAACTTGCGGTTGTTTTGGTTTCGGTCCGGTTTTACAGATTATCTATATTagtgataatataatatttacatatactaaactattagtctatttatattatagtataagtacattattttatagtaattatcgcatactaatatagtatagaatttaactatagtctatatgagttctagattttttatatgatcaaatatgtaaaagtgtatttacaaaaagaaaaaatatatatattataatttattatgccaaaaatgtatttatctttgatatatatatatcataactaagtttatattaataacttaatattaatgtttatgtttaaaactaaaatttatatgctatatcaaatgttattatCATAactaagtttatattaataacttaatattaatgtttatgtcTAAAACTCAAATTTATATgctatatcaaatgttatattaaaaattataagattaattttatattatagcacatgttatattaattttatgttataagattaatagacttgaataataagattagaagTTCATGCTATATTAATTatcaatttaacatataatatatataatataatataaaaaatgatatataatataaaattataaatatatatactaatccTGATTAGTTTAAACCAGTtctcaaaatatgaaaaccggTACCGCACCAGTTTAGGACTAGTTTCAATTCTTAAGAACTGGTACCACACCGGACCGCTTACAAACCAAACTGAATCTACCGGCTCGGTCCAATTCaaccgattttattttttttacacccctaactaGAACTAATTTACAAATAGAAGCCCAATTACCAGAAAGAAAAACTAGGATGACCAAATAAAATGGTAAGCACATTGGGGAACATTCAGACAATTGACAATTTGAGAAAGCGTGGCATGATTGTTGTGGAATGGTGCTTTTTGTGTAAGAAAGCTGCAGAATCTGTGGACCATCTTCTTATTCATTGTGATGTGGCTAAAGGGTTATGGGATGGTGTGCTTAGTAGATCCAGACTGTCCTAGGTTATGCCTAATTCAGTAGTAGAAGCATTTGCATGTTGGCTTAGACTTTTTTCTTGCTCTCAAAGTGGCAGCTGCATGTTCGTTGtgtattatgtggtgcatttggttgaAAATGAATGAGAGATGTTTTAATAATAGGGAACGCAATGTAGATGAAATATGGGAATTCTTTATATGTTCTTTGTTTAGTTGATTTTCAGCTATTGAAATCTGGGCAGTACATGAGTTGCTGTCCTTGATGTTCTAattctagaatgtatttaggtgtttcttttgtacACTTTCTATGTACATGGGGCTTCGCCTATTGCattcaatgaataaaatttttacttataaaaaaaaaatggtaagcaCATACCTCTTCATCCCAGGAACTCAGAGACTAAAACTTTGTCAGAGTATGTAACACCCCGTACCTGGAGGGTTAGGGAGTTCGTTCCTGTCACCTAAAAATCACAACCCTAAAATACATATACAACTCCAATTAGCATAAGAAGTAGCTCTATAACACATAAAACTCCTTTAATCAAAATATACGTTCCTCCACAAAGACATCCAAGAATTTCtccaacatatatttttttttatatgtagaaTTTCtccaacatatataataaaaaatatcccCAAAGTCTGAATAAAAGTTATCAATAttccaaaaaattatttaaagaaaaacaacaatttTCTGAATAAATAATCTAATCACTTGTACCCTTTGGTACTCATTCCTCTACACTCCTCTCTTGtgcctcctattcttgctccctAGCTGAAATCTCAGTcatctaaaaaataatgaaaatgattGGGTgaattatcaacaactcaataagcaaGGAGcctatactagtatgtaaacttGAGCTAGTTATAGAAGGCAAAAACAAACAAGTCTCAAAATATGATAGTGGTATTTTCACAAACGTTTCatttcaataataatataaaaaagaccGTAGGCACAAGCGTAACTGAAACATTATCATAAACAGAAGCAGATACCATGTTTACCCCTGTGGCAAGGTTGTGCATGTATGCGGTTAGCCAAGTAGaacatatcatttttcattaccAAGGTGATTTACTTTCGTGGTAAGGTTGTGCATTCTGCGGATAGCTAAGTAGAACATAAACCACTTTGTCACCAAAATGATTCCAGTTAGAACAGATATCACTATCTTGTGGGGGCCTGGAGGCCATTATTATGTCCTGTGATTGGGCCAGAGGCCACCATTATGTCTCGTGATGTGGCCATAAATCAGAGCATAACAGAATCATATGCCTCAGGGTTTTCATATGCAATATCATATCATAATAGGGTATTGAGCAAATAAACATCATATAATCAAATAAACATTTCAGACTTCATATTCATATTTCATGCAGTAGAGAAATAGAGTACAAAAGTTGGCTCATGTATACACCAgtcatgataaaatatcatACTTGCAAAGTTCAAAACAGAGACTGGTGCAGAAAATAACCAAGGTTTTTGTAACAAAATAGGCAAGTTTTCACCAAATCAATCTCAATTAGTTTTaggcaaagtctagcataggaaACTGCTTACCTGACTCTTGCAGAGTATAATCTAAGATTGGAACCAAACCGTAGCAAAATTGCAACCTAGTCCAAAAATATCGCTAACATACTAATTACTCATACCAGAACAAAACCAACCTAACTAACAACATTCTATATCCCCAACTATAGCTCAATATGAGCCCAATATATAACCCATAAATAAAATAGTCCATCGTGGTGACTTGGGTTTATAATAGCCCAAGTACAGCATCTATTCATGTACCACCCCTTCCCGTAGGTCAggaatattatgaaataataaattcatagcataATACCCGGTAAAGATTTCGAAGTCATGAAAATTCCTCATTTATTGAACCATCAAACTAAGTTAACATAACAGTCATTGATAACGTAAAGTTGAAACATAATGAAAAGGCATCAACTAGTTCTATGTGAAACCAACACTGCTTAAGTGTCTAAACCATATACAaaggccccgtttggttacaccaatgagatgagatgttttaaatagtaatgaataaaatattgttataatataactttttaatattaattttgtattgggatttgaaaaagttaaattgtttattatattttgtatgaatttgaaaaagttgtaatgatgagttgagatgagatttttaattttgtgtaaccaatccgGGCCTAAGTCTCTAGAAATTTATTCTACTCCTAGCACTCATGCTCTGTATCCACGAAATCATCATCTAGgacattaaaacataaaaacaaagaaacaacaaatgAGTCAAAGACTAAGTAATAGCACATCATATTGTAAACGTAACTTAATTTAACATTAGGCTTAATTATGAAAGCTTACATATATCGTCACACATTCacataacatatatatcattCATTAGTAACATAAGCATAATCATCCATAATCATGGCAATAAATGTAACGTGGATGCGTGAATGACTGACTCTATGCATTTCCTATAATTCATACGTATCTTATTcatcttgtctttcacttaCATAGTGGCCATCTAACAACCCCTCCCCGTAGGATAGAGATATTACTAACATTAATAGCATAGTACCTAGTAAAGAGATTCACATCtagaaatacctcatttattgaaaacatcaACTAAACTGAACATAACTGTTTTTGAAACATGAAACTGAAAAcgtaaagttaaaacataaactaaacctAAGTGTGAACTTTTATtcaaataacataaaagaaGACTATGTCCTTGCACTAGATCTACTCTTGGCTCTCCAGCTCTACGTCCTCACAATCATCATCTGTGGCAATTAAACGCAGGaggaaataaagaaacaaataaaaatgaatcgaatactcagtaaataacaCATCATTCCTTAAAATATAACTTAGCTTAGCATAGgcttaattttttgaaagactctccataacatacatatatcatCACAAATTCACAATCTTACTGTAAacataacttaatttaattcataCATATATCGTCACATATTTACATAGCATACCCATTTATCATTAACAAGAGCAGAATCATACACAATCATGGCAAACCTGTAACGTGAATGCATAAATGACTTACTTCTTACATTTTCTAACAATCATACATGAGTCCATGGCAAATGGTGAAACACGCTTGTCTTTCtatcttgtctttcacttatCAAATGGTGACCcatgcttgagtccatggcaccacataacttgttATAATAtagagtgaaacacgcttgagtccgtgtttcacctACATATGGTGAACCACACTTAGGTCTGTGGCACCGCTTATCATATTTTGTGGTGAACACGATTAGGTCCGTGTCACCCTTTAACATAttatggagtgaaacacgcttacGTCCATATTTCACTTAACATATGGTGAATCACGCTTAGGTCCATGGCACCGCTTATCATAACTTTTGGTGAACATCCTTAGGTCTGTGTCACCCTCAAcatcttatctttcttaatgcatgagaaGTTTGTTGGACTTCATGAACTTTTCTAGTATATGGCATATACTTGTacatagcataacataacatgacatgacataatgtgatctgaacataaacattccatggcatacattatCTGAGTTCTATATGAACTTTACATGACATACTTGATCTAAATACTTCATGACATTACATAGCATATatgatttaatcactacatgaacatggcatacatgatctaagcactacatgaacatggcatacataatttggctattttattacatggcatacttGACTTAAATAACTACATGAACATTTCATGGCTTCCATCTGATTTTAGCAACATTCACTCCATCAAACAACAAATTCTTTCATACAAGCATAATGTAATAATTCATCAAAGTTCGCGAAAGGAATCTAACCTTAACTTAGCTCGTAGCATAGCATAAAcaaacatcatattttcatataccaTTAGAACATTTATAGTACACAtgcaattatatgatcatactaattaCCTCTTAGTGCTACTTCCACAATCTTACGTCGTAactcgtgacctatacgaggcactaatCGTCACTAACTTTTCTAGAAAGACGTGTTGTAGCattctaaatacttaaaatcatacatagagataatttaatcaCACTAAGATTActacataataatattaatcaaaactcataacatattccttaacttctacttaaaatataacttaataattttataaaatctaggTAAAAAGTCAATTGGAATATTAACTAAATAATAGGCTCAAAAATGGTTTAAAAAGGATACttaaaaatatactttaaaATTACGCTTTAAATTCCCCTACAtactttctataaaaataagtctatgactaatatatttatttaagtagatAAAGCCCATGTAAAAGTAATgtttttctgaaaatataaCCAGCCCAATCAAATCACTAAAACAGTTgctgaaatataataaaataaaacccaatttaaaacacaagtcCACCTCAATGATACATGTCTAATTAACCTCAAGCCCAACCCACAAGGAATTTAGCCCACGTACTTGATCAGATTTAAAACATAAGTCAGCATAGTTACTTGAGGGTAAAGAAGTAACTTCTCCAGAAGTTCCTTCAGGATGATCTACGAAAGTCTACAAAACAAGGGGTTTCAGGGGCATTAAGGGACGAGTTTTCCTACGTACAAGCGAATTCGTGTACCgatctgcataccaatactactcctttatattcaaaattcaaattgacaCAATTTTCATTAAAGTCGGACTTTCTGACCAATCACGTTGAATGGTGCGCAGAATCACTAAAGGGAAAAGGGCAGCAAAGTAAATTTGCAATTACCAAGGTTTGAAGTCTTAACATGTACAGAGGCTACAAGATATTTTGCTTAAAAGAATTACCATCAAAAGTTGACAAATGATAGTGGGTTGCAACTTGCCACGTGCATGGGTTGATGGgtctttttgaaattatttaaatcacTAGGCAGAAAGCAAAAGCAAGTTAGAGAATTTAACCAGCGAAATACAAAAAGTTCATTTGAGAGGAAGGTTGTGCGCCGGACTCACCGAGATAGAAGAAGACTATGTGTGGCGATGGATCTGAGAACTAGTCACGGTGACACaagctggagagagagagagagagagagagagagagagagagagagagagagagagagagagagagagagagattgtcaAACGGCGAGGGGAGGAGGATTCTGGCATGGGCTTAACAGGGAACGGTGCAAGGTGGTAGTGCCTAGTCGGCGGGTCCTGGGCAGCCCAGGTGGTGCTCTGACATCCTCTGAGGTCGACGGTGGGCTAAGCAAAAACACACAGGTGCTGTCTGCAACAAGGGACTTGCTGTGGAGTGGGTTTCTTTCATTGTGTCAGAGAGATTTCTTGGGTTTATTTCTAAAGGGTCTCGGGtgagttaataataataataatgaatcaCACTTTTGGGGTCTGGATGTTACAGGCCATCATAACATGTCTGCATTGGTCCAATTGTCATTGACTGTACATAACATATCATAGCGTAGGGTAAACCACGCTTGGGTCCTTGTCACCGTATCGCTTATCATAACATATAATGAAACACAATTGGGTATGTGTTGTCACTTATCATATGGtggaccacgcttgagtccgtggcttgcacatccacccatAACTTAAGGCCAATCTTAAGCAAACTTTTCATTCATGTGTTTTCTCATCAACTTTCATAATGCATGTGAACATGTTTGACTTCATGAAATttcatggcatggcataacattgAACATGGCATAACATTGAACATGGCATATCAACATGAGTCTTacacaacataacataacataggcatagcataacatgatctaaacattacatggcatacatgtgatTTTCATAACATCTCATCTAACAACAACCCATATCAAGTAGGGGTGTACAAAAAACCACAACACCGGCCGTGACCGACACAAACCGGCAGCCGGAGGCTGGAACCGGCAGGGAACCGGTCAGCTGACGGCAACATTTTAACAAAACCGACGGATGTCTGTTAAACCGCGACCGGctcaaaccgctgaaccggccgaTGACATatacccttcttcttcttcttcttttaatattataccTATGTGAAACGATGCcgttccacttaagtttaagtaGAACATCATCATTTTATTACTGGAGTTGTATTTAAAACACAACTGCAACGATGTAGTTTGGTATCAAATCAAACGGTGTCGTTTTATTCAttacgtataaaaaaaataagtggaACAACATCGTTGGATTTGAAACCAAATGGTGTCGTTTTGAATTTATATCGTCTTCTTCacccttcttcttcctcgaaTTTGTTCTCTATTTCCCTCGCCCTCTCTCACTCctctgcaactctctctctctctactctatTAGAGGAACATCGTCGGTAGGAGAAACCGAGAACCGACCGTGAACCGTCAAAGAACCGTAGAAGTCGATGCGGCCGGTTTCTCTCCTCCCCATCGATCGGTTATGGTCAGTTGCTCCTCCGTTTCTCCTCTCATCGGTCAGCGTCGATTTTGCCCAAAAACCGCGCCGAGGAGGTCGATTTTCACCCCTAATATCAACATAGCATACAGAGGCTCATTTACAAGCATATCACCAAAATTCATAGAGGTTCATGAAAAGGTGCTAACCTTGAATTGGCTCGTAGCGTAGATaaacatcactttttttttttttgataaatcgGTAAACGTCACACTTTTCATGCAAAACTGAATATTTACAGCATACATAAAGGTATGATCATACTACTTACCTCTTAGAGTTGCTTCTTGGTTCTTGCTTTGTAACTCGTTACCTATACGAGGTACTAGATGTTACTAACTATCTAGAAAACGTGTCATAGCATTCTACCCACTTGTACACATATCATGaactttaatttaataaaatatttattgaattcaacaaatactaatatcatatagttattttttattatgtcgAGGAACCTTTCCAAAGCATGGCCCTTCGGATCcacccctgcagagtaaacccTGGTCCCGTGCActgcaccctcggaagtttctcTATACGGAACtagttaaatcgctggcttttcaccaagAAGTGtagccccaaaggattgtttgcacccataaGGTGTTAAATCTTGGACCTTGAGGAGAGTAATACCCCAACAACAAGgctttcaccacttgggccaaccccctTGGGATTTCATATAgttattaaaacaataatatcatATCTAGTCCTAAACATAATTTAGTAGGGAATATATATAGtatctattatataaaaataaccatGGGAATATGGGTTTcagaaaatagatttaataatactataacttgATCATAATTTAATACCTAGCAGCCCATGATTAAATCCCTTAATATCACTAAAACAGTTTATGTAAGAATACAACAGCCCAGCCCAACAGAAATCACGACCAACAACATTCAGCCTAGTTAAAAGGGCATTTGGGACATACTCATAGACAAGCATGGGCTTCTCGGGTAGGTTGggaaatattttcaattgaAAAGGACATTTGAGGAAAAAGGGCAGCAAAGTAAATCTGTAATCACCAAGGTCTGAAGTCTGAACATG
Coding sequences within it:
- the LOC122278200 gene encoding DNA-directed RNA polymerase III subunit rpc9-like; this translates as MKSLEANAGALTNFEVLDFLRSKGAANDSTRVLAKVAPSEYKVYDYLVQSAACKQTRENINEFLERCKKYDLAKAELLNIINIRPSSAVEIYTIVEECEKRFGDAVEELVELVEKVLPPPPIELKPEEGIDEGKEETGNIDGGKDEPATGEQMG